The following proteins are encoded in a genomic region of Periophthalmus magnuspinnatus isolate fPerMag1 chromosome 23, fPerMag1.2.pri, whole genome shotgun sequence:
- the slc25a1b gene encoding tricarboxylate transport protein B, mitochondrial, producing the protein MSGHPRFVHPFHRPQSLAAAAPAGKAKLTHPGKAILAGGIAGGIEICITFPTEYVKTQLQLDEKANPPKYKGIVDCVKQTVNSHGVRGLYRGLSSLLYGSIPKAAVRFGVFEFLSNKMRDESGKLDSKRGFMCGLGAGVAEAVFVVCPMETVKVKFIHDQTSANPKYRGFFHGVREIIRTQGLKGTYQGLTATVLKQGSNQAIRFYVMTSLRNWYKGDNPNKAINPLITGLFGAVAGAASVFGNTPLDVIKTRMQGLEAHKYKSTMDCAVKIMKYEGPAAFYKGTIPRLGRVCMDVAIVFIIYEEVVKVLNIVWKTD; encoded by the exons GCTGCAGCTGCTCCTGCTGGGAAAGCCAAACTTACCCATCCCGGTAAAGCGATCCTGGCAG GTGGGATTGCTGGAGGAATAGAAATCTGTATCACCTTCCCTACTGAGTATGTAAAGACCCAGCTGCAGCTAGATGAAAAGGCCAATCCCCCAAAATACAAAGGCATTG TTGATTGTGTAAAGCAAACTGTGAACAGTCATGGTGTTCGTGGTCTTTACAGAGGTCTAAGCTCTCTTCTGTATGGATCTATACCTAAAGCTGCAGTTAG ATTTGGGGTATTTGAGTTTCTTAGTAATAAGATGCGCGATGAGAGTGGGAAACTAGACAGCAAACGAGGATTTATGTGTGGCCTCGGTGCTGGAGTTGCAGAGGCTGTATTTGTTGTATGTCCTATGGAGACAGTTAAG GTAAAATTTATACATGACCAGACTTCAGCAAATCCGAAGTACCGAGGTTTTTTCCATGGAGTTAGGGAGATTATCAGAACTCAAG GACTGAAGGGCACTTACCAAGGACTAACTGCCACTGTGCTGAAGCAGGGCTCAAACCAGGCTATCCGTTTTTATGTCATGACGTCACTGAGAAACTGGTATAAAG GTGATAACCCCAACAAAGCCATTAACCCTCTGATAACTGGGCTTTTTGGTGCTGTTGCTGGAGCTGCTAGCGTTTTTGGAAACACTCCTCTAGATGTCATCAAAACTAGAATGCAG GGACTTGAAGCTCACAAATACAAAAGCACAATGGATTGTGCTGTTAAGATAATGAAGTATGAAGGTCCAGCAGC ATTCTACAAGGGTACTATCCCTCGTCTGGGTCGTGTGTGCATGGATGTAGCCATAGTCTTCATAATTTATGAAGAAGTTGTCAAAGTCCTGAACATTGTTTGGAAGACAGACTGA